A single region of the Streptomyces sp. NBC_01381 genome encodes:
- a CDS encoding alpha/beta fold hydrolase, translating into MTVYVDNPARLGESRLPDGRLLGWAEWGPLDGVPVLLCPGAATSRWLGFGAGVVEALGVRLVSVDRPGLGASTPAPGRTFSDFAGDLRQLCALRGLGHPAVVGNSQGAPFALACAEEGVASVLAVVSGADEVAAPEFASALAADLRGLVERTACDRAGAEEFFAGFTADAMWGMVMAGSPVCDLAVYQDPDFAAVYRRALDEGFVQGAAGYARDTVLAMGRWPFALDEITVPVEIWYGERDTSHSPDNGALLATRIPGAHHRVVPGIGGALLWTHAESILTSLLEKATTDR; encoded by the coding sequence ATGACTGTGTACGTCGACAATCCTGCTCGGCTCGGTGAGAGTCGTCTGCCTGATGGACGGTTGCTTGGCTGGGCCGAGTGGGGGCCGTTGGACGGGGTGCCCGTTCTGTTGTGTCCGGGTGCGGCCACGAGCCGGTGGCTCGGCTTCGGCGCAGGGGTCGTTGAGGCGCTTGGAGTGCGTCTTGTCTCTGTGGACCGCCCGGGGCTCGGTGCCTCAACACCTGCGCCCGGTCGGACCTTCTCCGACTTCGCCGGTGATCTTCGGCAACTCTGCGCGCTGCGAGGGCTGGGCCATCCGGCTGTGGTCGGGAACTCACAAGGCGCGCCGTTCGCTCTCGCGTGTGCTGAGGAGGGTGTGGCCTCGGTACTGGCTGTCGTCTCCGGCGCGGATGAGGTCGCCGCGCCGGAGTTCGCTTCCGCTCTGGCGGCGGATCTGCGTGGCCTGGTTGAGCGGACCGCGTGCGACCGGGCCGGCGCCGAGGAGTTTTTCGCGGGCTTCACTGCGGATGCGATGTGGGGCATGGTCATGGCCGGGAGTCCAGTGTGCGACCTCGCCGTGTATCAGGATCCTGATTTCGCGGCTGTTTACCGCAGGGCCTTGGACGAGGGCTTTGTTCAAGGTGCTGCTGGTTACGCCCGCGACACGGTCCTGGCCATGGGGCGGTGGCCGTTCGCCCTCGACGAGATCACCGTCCCGGTCGAGATCTGGTACGGCGAGCGGGACACCAGCCACTCGCCCGACAACGGAGCACTGCTCGCCACCCGTATACCCGGTGCTCATCACCGTGTCGTACCGGGGATCGGCGGCGCACTGCTGTGGACACATGCCGAGTCGATCCTCACTTCGCTTCTTGAGAAGGCCACCACCGACCGGTAG